The segment ATTAATGAATCGTTGAAAATTGGTAATTTGAAGACACAATTAATGTGTTGTGTATGAATGAATGAAGGTGAAGAATGAGATTGAAATGTGCTATGAGCTAATACGAAGACTTGGAAGAGGCGTGGTGTACTTGGGTTCTGCAAGGATGGGGCCAGGACATGAACATTATATCCAAACACAGGAATTGGCAAGAGAGGCAAGTCCATATTTATATATTTGCATCGTGTTTCAAAAGAGAATTGTAAAGACATGAAAGTTTTGATTTTGTTAAAGGTTGCAAAGCTGTTGGGATGTACTTCATGGTCAGGGGCTGGACCAGGCCTGATGGATGCTGCAACTCGGGGTGCTCTTGAAGCAGGAAAGCCGGTTGGTGGATTCAAGATTGCTAAAGAAGCAGGGGAATGGACAGCAACCAATTTTCATCCGTATCTTCCTTCTCATGCTTACCTTACATGCAGGTAgatagatgatgatgatgatgatgtggtTAGAATTATTAGATTTTTTACTGACTGAATCTGAATCTGGATGCAGGTTTTTTTCTGCAAGAAAGCATGGGTTGGTGGATGCAGCGGTTAGAAGTAGTAAAGGGGAGAAGACGGGTGTGATTGTACTACCAGGAGGGATTGGCACTCTGGATGAggcttttgagattcttgcactCATCCAGTTAGAGAGGATAGGTTCAGCACTTCCTGTTCCTTTTGTTTTGATGAATTATGACTCCTTTTATTCCAAGCTTTTACAGTTTCTGGAGGTATGTCAAGATTGGGGGACTGTTTCCAAAGGAGAGGTTTCCTCCCTTTTCAAAGTATGTAATAATAACTCTGAAGCACTCGCATATCTTGCACAATTTTATAATCAATGCTAAACACTTGTAATTCCTATGTTGTTTTAGCTTAGACTTTAGTAGCTTCAACCATTCCAAGCATTTCACTAAGTTTCTCAAATTCCTCCAACTTCAGTGGCTTTGTTTTTGTCTCTCCATAATTTACCAaatctctaagaaagtgaaaccTTACTCCAACGTGCTTACTTCTTCCATGAAAAATAGGATTTTTAGGCAGTTAAATCGTCACAATGCACCACAGTTTAATCATTCTCTTCAACTCCAAGTTGCTCCACATAAATTGACAAACACAAACTATTGCAATGTATTCGGTTTTGGTGGTTGATAAGCACACTACTGGTTGCGTTTTAGAAAACCATGAAACAAATCCAGAACTCATAAATGCAAAACAAGAAGTACTTTTACAATCATCTCTGTCCCCGACATAATTGTTGACTAGTATAAGCATCAAGAGTTCCAAGACATGTGTTACCTTCCCCCTTCTTGTACAATATATCCAACTCAATAGCCCCCTTTAGGTATCTCAAGATTCTTTTTGCTCAAACCCTATGTGGCATCCTTGGACTTGACATGTACATGCTTATGAAACtaactaaaaaaaaaatccaaaatccaGTCGTGTTGCAGTGAGGCACATAAGACTCCCTACAACTTGCTTGAACATATTGACATCAACATCGCCATCTTCATCTTTTGATAATTTCGTCCTTGGAACATTCGGAATTTTATTGGATTGTTGTTACCCATGCCAAATTTTTCTAGAACTTCTTGAGCATATCTCCTTGGACAGATAAAGATTCCAGCTGCACTATGAATGACTTCTATACCAAGGAAATGTCTTATTTTTCCCAAGTCAAACATATCAAA is part of the Lactuca sativa cultivar Salinas chromosome 7, Lsat_Salinas_v11, whole genome shotgun sequence genome and harbors:
- the LOC111882304 gene encoding uncharacterized protein LOC111882304 — translated: MGFSSAAACVGLHNLPWNFHSHRQRVFKILCSSAKDTHQSPITLELSNPNKALRASSSQIEAVQFDERSSPFEVKNEIEMCYELIRRLGRGVVYLGSARMGPGHEHYIQTQELAREVAKLLGCTSWSGAGPGLMDAATRGALEAGKPVGGFKIAKEAGEWTATNFHPYLPSHAYLTCRFFSARKHGLVDAAVRSSKGEKTGVIVLPGGIGTLDEAFEILALIQLERIGSALPVPFVLMNYDSFYSKLLQFLEVCQDWGTVSKGEVSSLFKVCNNNSEALAYLAQFYNQC